The Paenibacillus sp. genome has a window encoding:
- a CDS encoding dihydrolipoamide acetyltransferase family protein codes for MSGKCEVRLPETSPGIEESLVVFWHASVGDRVERGQALLEVQTEKAVFEIEAPAAGVVSDIVVPRGGVAKVGDVVAVLATETTEGLAGAALEEAQEAAGAPPAAEERAGSGGVQVAPRLRRLAKELGVDLARVEGTGAGGKITEDDVRRAADRAAVPAADPQSAGSVVPHTPIRRTIARRMMQSLQQSAQLTLTAWADVTELSEQRKRLAPGVTWNAWALRAAVLALREHPEINAAWEEDGIRRFEDVHLGVAVDTEDGLLVPVVREAHRLPLTELNAVVGQLAKKAREGRLSGAELSGGTFTVTNLGSLGVEFFTPVLNPPESAILGVGKLDKRLTLQDGQAAEQSRLPLSLTFDHRVVDGAPAAKFLQSVAHFLGQPERLL; via the coding sequence ATGAGCGGCAAATGCGAAGTGAGGCTGCCGGAAACATCGCCCGGCATCGAGGAGAGCTTGGTCGTGTTCTGGCACGCGAGCGTCGGGGACCGGGTGGAGCGGGGGCAGGCGCTCCTCGAGGTGCAGACGGAGAAAGCGGTGTTCGAAATCGAAGCCCCGGCGGCGGGAGTCGTCAGCGACATCGTCGTGCCTCGCGGAGGGGTGGCGAAGGTCGGCGACGTCGTGGCGGTTTTGGCGACGGAGACGACCGAAGGGCTCGCCGGCGCGGCGCTTGAGGAGGCGCAGGAGGCCGCGGGAGCTCCGCCGGCCGCGGAGGAACGCGCGGGAAGCGGGGGCGTCCAGGTCGCTCCGAGACTGCGGCGGCTCGCCAAGGAGCTGGGCGTCGACCTCGCCCGCGTCGAAGGGACGGGGGCAGGCGGGAAAATCACGGAGGACGACGTGCGGCGGGCGGCGGACCGCGCCGCCGTGCCGGCCGCAGACCCGCAGTCCGCCGGCAGCGTCGTGCCGCACACGCCGATCCGGCGGACGATCGCGCGGCGCATGATGCAAAGTCTGCAGCAGTCGGCGCAGCTGACGCTGACGGCTTGGGCGGACGTGACCGAGCTCTCGGAACAGCGGAAGCGGCTGGCGCCCGGGGTCACTTGGAACGCCTGGGCGCTGCGCGCGGCCGTCCTGGCGCTGCGGGAGCACCCCGAGATCAATGCAGCTTGGGAAGAAGACGGGATCCGCCGGTTCGAAGACGTCCATTTGGGCGTCGCGGTCGACACCGAGGACGGCTTGCTGGTGCCGGTCGTCCGGGAGGCGCATCGACTGCCGCTGACGGAGCTGAACGCGGTCGTCGGACAGCTCGCCAAGAAAGCGAGGGAAGGGAGGCTGTCCGGCGCGGAGCTGTCGGGCGGTACGTTCACAGTGACCAATTTGGGCTCGCTCGGCGTCGAGTTTTTCACGCCGGTGCTGAACCCGCCGGAGAGCGCGATTTTGGGCGTAGGGAAGCTGGACAAAAGGCTGACGCTGCAGGACGGCCAAGCCGCGGAGCAAAGCCGCCTCCCGCTGAGCCTCACGTTCGATCACCGGGTCGTCGACGGGGCGCCGGCGGCGAAATTTTTGCAGTCTGTCGCGCATTTTTTAGGGCAGCCGGAGCGTTTGCTGTAA
- a CDS encoding GapA-binding peptide SR1P, with amino-acid sequence MGIHGETTTVAEKRGQLGTVICARCGEVIDTLPTNGVKTMYGFCGQPECRARKDADEGDAR; translated from the coding sequence ATGGGGATTCACGGGGAGACGACGACGGTTGCGGAGAAACGGGGACAGCTCGGTACGGTCATCTGCGCGCGGTGCGGCGAGGTGATCGACACGCTGCCGACGAACGGGGTCAAAACGATGTACGGATTTTGCGGTCAGCCGGAGTGCCGGGCACGGAAAGACGCCGACGAGGGGGACGCGCGGTGA
- the ppdK gene encoding pyruvate, phosphate dikinase: MTVKLVYAFAEGSAQMSALLGGKGANLAEMARAGLPVPPGFTITTDACKAFFRAGNRLSDDLRKQIVEALKRLEQERGQRFGDPDAPLLVSVRSGSVTSMPGMMDTILNLGLNDETVRGLAASTNDERFAYDCYRRLIQMFGNVVIGIEAHRFERLLLAVKRSFGVAQDQDMPAEGWKRLAAEYKECIREAAGTEFPQQVYDQLSMAVEAVFRSWNNQRAKVYRQIHRIPDDQGTAVNVQCMVFGNKGEDSGTGVVFTRNPSTGDNVLYGEYLINAQGEDVVAGVRTPMKIDALRADLPAAYEELVQACRRLERHYKDMQDIEFTVENGKLYLLQTRNGKRNAQAALKIAVDLVNEGVLSREEALLRIEASHLDHLLHRGIDEDAVTEVIAVGLPASPGAAVGRAAFDADTAAAWKKAGKQVVLVRSETTPEDIHGVLAAEGVLTSRGGMTSHAAVVARGMGKPCVCGCEDVRIDMDARRMSAGGRIVEEGDWITLDGATGRVIAGAVPLKEATGTEELRVVLGWADDIRRLRVYANADNPADAAAARAFGAEGIGLCRTEHMFFDPSRLAVMQRMIMADSPEERQDALNRLLPAQQSDFEGMFRAMDGLPVTIRLLDPPLHEFLPQSEELQHKLNSAATPEERDNCRRLLRKAEELREANPMLGQRGCRLGIVYPEIYDMQIEAIFKAAAACMDQGIDVRPQIMIPLVGDASELKLLRELVDRVAEQVLGADKRRDCRYKVGTMIEVPRAALTADRIAAHADFFSFGTNDLTQMTFGYSRDDAEGKFLTHYLNRKLLPHNPFQVLDTEGVGQLIELAVARGRARKSSLKTGICGEHGGDKASIRFCHEIGLDSVSCSPYRIPMARIAAAQAAIELRESEEEAEAEVRSAEACAG, encoded by the coding sequence GTGACGGTGAAGTTGGTGTACGCCTTCGCGGAAGGCAGCGCGCAGATGAGCGCGCTGCTCGGCGGCAAAGGGGCGAATTTGGCGGAAATGGCTCGTGCGGGATTGCCGGTCCCGCCCGGATTTACGATTACGACGGACGCTTGCAAAGCGTTCTTCCGCGCGGGCAACCGGCTGTCTGACGATCTGCGGAAGCAGATCGTTGAGGCGCTGAAGCGGCTAGAGCAGGAGAGGGGGCAGCGGTTCGGCGATCCGGATGCGCCGCTGCTCGTCTCCGTCCGATCGGGCTCCGTTACGTCCATGCCGGGCATGATGGATACGATTTTGAATTTAGGCCTGAACGACGAGACGGTCCGGGGGCTGGCCGCTTCGACGAACGACGAGCGATTCGCGTACGATTGTTACCGGCGGCTCATCCAGATGTTCGGCAACGTCGTGATCGGCATCGAGGCGCACCGATTCGAGCGGCTTCTGCTCGCGGTGAAGCGCAGCTTCGGCGTCGCGCAGGATCAGGACATGCCCGCCGAAGGCTGGAAGCGTCTCGCGGCCGAATACAAGGAATGCATTCGCGAGGCCGCCGGGACCGAGTTTCCGCAGCAGGTGTATGATCAGCTGTCCATGGCGGTGGAAGCCGTCTTTCGCTCGTGGAACAATCAACGGGCGAAGGTGTATCGGCAAATTCACCGCATTCCGGACGATCAAGGGACCGCCGTGAACGTACAGTGCATGGTGTTCGGCAACAAGGGCGAAGACAGCGGCACCGGCGTCGTGTTTACCCGCAATCCGTCCACCGGGGACAACGTCCTCTACGGCGAATATTTGATCAACGCGCAGGGCGAGGACGTCGTAGCGGGCGTCCGCACGCCGATGAAAATCGATGCGCTTCGCGCCGATCTGCCGGCGGCGTACGAGGAGCTCGTGCAGGCGTGCCGCCGCCTGGAGCGCCATTACAAGGACATGCAGGACATCGAATTCACGGTGGAAAACGGGAAGCTGTACTTGCTGCAGACGCGAAACGGAAAGCGCAACGCGCAGGCCGCGCTCAAAATCGCGGTCGACTTGGTGAACGAAGGCGTTCTCAGCCGGGAGGAAGCGCTGCTGCGCATCGAGGCGTCCCATCTGGATCATCTGCTCCACCGCGGCATCGACGAAGACGCCGTGACGGAGGTGATCGCCGTCGGCTTGCCGGCGTCGCCGGGCGCGGCGGTCGGAAGGGCGGCGTTCGACGCGGATACGGCCGCCGCTTGGAAGAAGGCCGGCAAGCAAGTCGTGCTCGTCCGGTCCGAGACGACGCCGGAGGACATTCACGGCGTCCTGGCCGCGGAAGGCGTGCTGACGAGCCGGGGCGGCATGACGAGCCACGCGGCCGTCGTCGCGCGAGGCATGGGCAAGCCGTGCGTCTGCGGGTGCGAGGACGTGCGCATCGACATGGACGCGCGGCGGATGAGCGCGGGCGGCCGCATCGTGGAAGAGGGCGATTGGATTACGCTCGACGGCGCCACCGGCAGGGTCATCGCCGGAGCGGTGCCGCTCAAGGAAGCGACGGGGACGGAGGAGCTTCGCGTCGTGCTCGGCTGGGCGGACGACATACGCCGGCTCCGCGTGTACGCCAACGCCGACAATCCGGCGGACGCCGCCGCCGCGCGCGCCTTCGGCGCCGAAGGCATCGGCTTGTGCCGGACGGAGCATATGTTTTTCGATCCGTCGCGCCTTGCGGTCATGCAGCGGATGATCATGGCCGATTCGCCGGAGGAGCGGCAGGACGCGTTGAACCGGCTGCTTCCGGCGCAGCAGTCCGACTTCGAAGGCATGTTCCGAGCGATGGACGGACTTCCGGTGACGATTCGGCTGCTCGATCCGCCGCTGCACGAATTTTTGCCGCAGTCGGAGGAGTTGCAGCACAAGCTGAACAGCGCCGCCACTCCTGAAGAACGAGACAACTGCCGGCGGCTGCTCCGGAAGGCGGAGGAGCTGCGCGAAGCGAACCCGATGCTCGGGCAGCGGGGCTGCCGCCTCGGCATCGTCTATCCGGAAATTTACGATATGCAGATCGAAGCCATATTCAAAGCGGCGGCGGCCTGCATGGACCAAGGGATCGACGTGCGTCCGCAGATCATGATCCCGCTCGTCGGGGACGCGAGCGAGCTGAAGCTGCTGCGCGAGCTGGTCGATCGGGTGGCGGAGCAGGTGCTCGGCGCAGACAAGCGGAGGGACTGCCGCTACAAGGTGGGCACGATGATCGAGGTGCCCCGAGCGGCGTTGACGGCCGACCGGATCGCCGCCCACGCGGACTTCTTCTCGTTCGGCACGAACGATTTGACGCAGATGACGTTCGGGTACAGCCGGGACGACGCGGAGGGCAAATTCCTGACGCATTACTTGAACCGGAAGCTGCTGCCGCATAACCCGTTCCAGGTGCTGGACACCGAAGGCGTCGGCCAATTGATCGAGCTGGCGGTCGCGCGGGGCCGGGCGCGGAAGTCGTCGCTCAAGACGGGCATTTGCGGCGAGCACGGCGGGGACAAGGCGTCGATCCGGTTCTGTCACGAGATCGGCCTCGATTCCGTCAGCTGTTCGCCGTATCGGATTCCGATGGCGCGCATCGCGGCCGCGCAAGCGGCGATCGAGCTGCGCGAGTCGGAAGAGGAGGCGGAGGCGGAGGTCCGTTCGGCGGAAGCTTGCGCGGGATGA
- a CDS encoding PCYCGC motif-containing (lipo)protein — protein sequence MKTFGRHAILFASLLAVAGCGAAGDGGAGHAGEHADAHHTANGDLRETTASLTALPSFLDEQPEAVRNAYLIAAMSADTLDFIPCYCGCGESAGHLSNKNCFISEIRDDGSVEWDDHGTRCGVCLQIAVEAAAMKKDGASLQDIREAIDAKYKDVGPATPTPQPPAA from the coding sequence ATGAAAACGTTCGGCCGACACGCGATTTTGTTCGCGTCGCTGCTGGCGGTTGCCGGATGCGGCGCGGCCGGAGACGGCGGCGCCGGTCATGCCGGCGAACATGCCGACGCTCACCATACGGCGAACGGCGATTTGCGCGAGACGACCGCGTCGCTGACCGCTCTGCCGTCGTTCCTCGACGAGCAGCCCGAGGCGGTGCGCAATGCGTATCTTATAGCCGCCATGAGCGCGGATACGCTTGATTTTATCCCTTGCTACTGCGGCTGCGGCGAGAGCGCCGGCCATTTGAGCAACAAAAACTGCTTTATCTCCGAAATTCGGGACGACGGCTCCGTCGAGTGGGACGATCATGGCACGCGCTGCGGCGTATGCCTCCAGATCGCCGTCGAAGCGGCGGCGATGAAGAAGGACGGCGCTTCGCTGCAGGATATCCGGGAGGCGATCGACGCGAAATACAAGGACGTCGGTCCGGCGACGCCGACGCCGCAGCCGCCCGCGGCCTGA
- a CDS encoding MBL fold metallo-hydrolase encodes MKIERYGNVYQVTFMPRMFPVNCYLVEEEDSLTLIDAALPYSAGAILDAAAAIGKSIANIALTHAHEDHIGALAELKRRLPEAIVAVSERDARLLAGDRSLLPGEPQTPIRGGVPKKRQPAPDRLLREGDRIGSLEAVAAPGHTPGSMAFLDARSGALIAGDAFQTRGGTAVSGTPVPWFPFPAWATWHADTALESARKLAALEPSLLAVGHGPALREPLGAMNDAIAEAEARLRDKR; translated from the coding sequence ATGAAGATCGAACGGTATGGAAACGTGTATCAAGTGACGTTTATGCCGAGGATGTTTCCGGTTAACTGCTATCTGGTTGAAGAAGAGGACTCGCTCACGCTGATCGACGCGGCGCTGCCGTATTCGGCGGGCGCGATCCTGGACGCGGCGGCGGCGATCGGCAAATCCATCGCGAACATCGCGCTGACGCACGCGCACGAGGACCATATCGGCGCGCTGGCGGAGCTGAAACGGCGGCTGCCGGAGGCGATCGTCGCCGTCTCGGAGCGGGACGCGCGGCTGCTCGCCGGCGACCGGTCGCTGCTGCCGGGCGAGCCGCAGACGCCGATCCGCGGCGGCGTGCCGAAGAAGCGGCAGCCGGCGCCGGACCGGCTGCTGCGCGAGGGCGACCGGATCGGGTCGCTCGAGGCGGTCGCCGCGCCGGGGCATACGCCGGGTTCGATGGCGTTCTTGGACGCGCGCAGCGGCGCGCTGATCGCCGGCGACGCGTTCCAGACGCGCGGGGGAACGGCGGTGTCGGGGACGCCGGTGCCGTGGTTCCCGTTCCCGGCGTGGGCGACGTGGCACGCCGATACGGCGCTGGAGAGCGCCAGGAAGCTGGCGGCGCTCGAGCCGAGCTTGCTGGCGGTCGGCCACGGGCCGGCGCTGCGGGAGCCGCTCGGCGCCATGAA